One Zeugodacus cucurbitae isolate PBARC_wt_2022May chromosome 3, idZeuCucr1.2, whole genome shotgun sequence genomic region harbors:
- the LOC105216171 gene encoding phospholipase B1, membrane-associated has product MSSLLRISPTRVTLLLLCLLCLQSTTQSWEFFRRLRQKKTDKIWARLIGQKTLDDVHEALKGNMLITDLDRNMRHLFVNIRRYGMERADMNQIFEKNRAEGKMQPVIPPTEPFPCDISYARSTFPPTSVHELRPGDIDVIASIGDSLSAGNGIMSDRVLHILNEFRAFSFSGGGYGDWRSYLTLPNILRVFNPNLYGYSTENELVVDSTSRLNIAEPMIMSRDLPFQARVLIDRMRQDPNVDMENHWKLLTIFVGNNDVCSDMCHHDNATEFVHRHELDMRETLTLLRDNVPRLLINLVPVPNMVITLYPMQKVPFGCFAVHHIGCHCIFSHSVGEKELHEAYDRITKWHEADQYVIKLPEFQTNDFAVVYQPFTAHVTPPRLENGEIDFRYFASDCFHFSQLGHASMANTLWNSMLQPLGKKQLNMVPAFRHFECPTEERPYIATFYNSFERK; this is encoded by the coding sequence ATGTCATCCCTACTACGCATATCACCAACTCGGGTGACATTACTCCTACTCTGCCTACTTTGCTTGCAAAGCACAACGCAAAGTTGGGAGTTTTTTCGGCGGCTGCGACAAAAGAAAACAGATAAAATTTGGGCACGCCTCATTGGACAGAAGACTTTGGATGATGTGCACGAAGCGCTGAAAGGTAATATGCTCATTACTGATTTGGATCGTAATATGCGTCATTTATTCGTCAACATACGACGCTATGGCATGGAACGCGCCGATATGAATCAAATATTCGAAAAGAATCGTGCTGAGGGCAAAATGCAACCGGTCATACCGCCAACGGAACCTTTCCCGTGTGATATTAGCTATGCACGTTCCACATTTCCACCGACATCGGTGCATGAATTGCGACCGGGCGATATCGATGTGATTGCCTCCATTGGGGACTCACTGTCCGCTGGCAATGGCATTATGTCGGATCGTGTGctgcatattttaaatgaatttcgtGCATTCTCTTTCTCTGGCGGTGGTTATGGCGATTGGCGCTCATATCTGACGTTACCCAACATTTTGCGTGTCTTCAATCCGAATCTCTATGGTTACTCAACCGAAAATGAGCTGGTGGTGGACAGCACTTCACGTCTGAATATCGCCGAACCGATGATCATGTCACGCGATCTGCCATTTCAAGCGCGCGTACTCATCGATCGTATGCGTCAAGATCCCAATGTTGATATGGAGAATCATTGGAAATTACTCACCATTTTTGTGGGCAACAATGATGTGTGCTCGGATATGTGTCATCATGATAATGCAACAGAGTTTGTACATCGTCATGAACTCGATATGCGTGAGACGCTCACTTTGTTGCGTGATAATGTGCCACGCCTACTGATCAATCTGGTGCCAGTGCCGAATATGGTAATCACACTGTATCCAATGCAAAAGGTACCGTTTGGCTGTTTTGCTGTACATCATATCGGTTGCCATTGTATATTCAGTCATTCCGTCGGCGAAAAGGAATTACACGAAGCGTACGATCGCATCACAAAGTGGCACGAAGCTGATCAGTATGTTATTAAGTTGCCAGAATTTCAAACGAATGACTTTGCCGTCGTCTATCAACCCTTTACCGCGCATGTGACACCACCAAGACTTGAAAATGGTGAAATAGATTTTCGTTACTTCGCCAGCGATTGCTTCCACTTCAGTCAGTTAGGACATGCCTCCATGGCGAATACTTTATGGAATAGCATGCTGCAACCTTTGGGTAAAAAGCAACTGAATATGGTGCCGGCGTTCCGCCATTTTGAGTGTCCCACCGAGGAGCGGCCGTACATTGCAACCTTTTACAACAGTTTTGAGCGAAAGTGA
- the LOC105216170 gene encoding phospholipase B1, membrane-associated-like has translation MSKQRRISPTWLTLLILCLLPLQTTTQDGWNKFWAQIIGQQTVAEVLEAFKGERLTTDLDSNLRDVFVNERRVSMQRAARAQVFKQNRAKGKTQPLIPPTEPFPCDLSHARSASPPTSVHELRPGDIDVIACMGDSLSAGNGLMSGRVQHSFNEFRALSFCGGGYGDWRSYLTLPNILRVFNPNITGYSTKNELVVDKSSRLNIAEPLIMSIDMPYQARVIIDRMRQDPNIDMENHWKLLTIFVGNNDVCIEMCHYDNATEFVLRHERDLRHTLTVLRDNVPRLMVNVLPMPNMVVTLYPMKNVPFGCFAVHSFGCHCIFSHAVGEKELKEASDRITKWHEVDQYVIKLPEFQTNDFAVVYHPFTADMVTPRLDNGETDYRFFAHDCFHFSQLGHAGMANSLWNSLLQPEGKKILNMVKPFRHFECPTEERPYFATLYNSYKKE, from the coding sequence ATGTCAAAGCAACGACGCATATCACCAACTTGGTTGACATTGCTTATACTCTGTCTACTTCCCTTGCAAACAACAACGCAAGATGGTTGGAATAAATTTTGGGCACAAATAATTGGACAGCAAACTGTAGCTGAGGTGCTTGAAGCGTTTAAAGGTGAGAGGCTCACCACCGATTTGGATAGTAATCTGCGTGATGTTTTCGTCAACGAGCGACGTGTTTCCATGCAACGCGCCGCTAGGGCTCAAGTATTCAAACAGAATCGTGCTAAGGGTAAAACGCAGCCGCTCATACCGCCAACGGAACCCTTCCCATGTGATCTCAGCCATGCTCGTTCTGCATCTCCACCCACGTCGGTGCATGAATTGCGACCGGGCGATATCGATGTGATTGCCTGCATGGGCGACTCGCTGTCCGCTGGCAATGGCCTTATGTCCGGTCGGGTGCAGCatagttttaatgaatttcgcGCATTATCCTTTTGTGGCGGTGGTTATGGCGATTGGCGTTCATATCTGACGTTACCCAACATTTTGCGTGTCTTCAATCCGAATATCACCGGCTACTCAACCAAAAATGAGCTGGTGGTGGACAAATCGTCACGTCTAAATATCGCCGAACCGCTGATCATGTCAATCGATATGCCATATCAAGCGCGCGTAATCATCGATCGTATGCGTCAAGATCCCAATATTGATATGGAGAATCATTGGAAATTACTCACTATCTTTGTGGGCAACAATGACGTATGCATAGAGATGTGTCATTATGATAATGCGACAGAGTTTGTACTACGTCATGAACGAGATTTGCGTCACACGCTCACTGTGCTGCGTGACAATGTGCCACGCCTTATGGTAAATGTTTTGCCGATGCCGAATATGGTTGTCACGCTCTATCCAATGAAAAATGTACCCTTTGGCTGTTTTGCTGTACATTCTTTCGGCTGCCATTGCATATTTAGTCATGCCGTTGGCGAAAAGGAACTAAAAGAAGCTTCGGATCGCATCACAAAGTGGCATGAAGTTGATCAGTATGTTATTAAATTGCCAGAATTCCAAACGAATGACTTCGCCGTCGTCTATCATCCATTTACGGCAGATATGGTTACGCCAAGACTTGACAATGGTGAAACAGATTACCGTTTCTTCGCACATGATTGCTTTCACTTCAGTCAGTTGGGACATGCCGGCATGGCGAATTCTCTTTGGAATAGCTTGTTGCAACCGGAGGGTAAAAAGATACTGAACATGGTGAAGCCATTCCGCCATTTTGAGTGTCCCACCGAGGAGCGGCCCTACTTTGCAACCTTGTATAATAGTTATAAGAAGGAGTGA